From a region of the Salinispira pacifica genome:
- a CDS encoding methyl-accepting chemotaxis protein, with protein sequence MTDYSSLRRKIIGRIVFAFLTPPFIAVLTAFFAGFIQWPDAIAVLSSPVAVLQLALMTGIALILGMVLVSVLQKSREHEKHQTAAISALKGFIPLFLLISLIHLLTGGMVFIHAAGIESQLMGTAIRIILLAQIGLISLPAGAMIDTILIPYATHLPLDRKSFSVPLKAKLALIISFVSVSAYLYPMGLRIGDQAMAGIEMGVFDLLGSNIVPLVNLVLGLALSLSVLNSAITKPIIALTQRIHVAKNHDYRMADNPIFRDELGLAENEFNELMRTISDNMSSSKVFLHELENSSHSLTSMVNEITASVVQITASIQSIDHQMTDQSAHVTETSAAVEQIAKNVESLSANIDLQVENVSESSTAVEEMIANISSISKISSDAKDLSNDLETTSRNGLDQISDLRQTMDRIAANSESLQEANKLISDVAGQTNLLAMNAAIEAAHAGDSGRGFSVVADEIRKLAETSAEQSKTISNNLKAEADSVNTGVLQTESAEHALVDISAAGKKVLSIVDSIETALHEQSSGSKVILQSLNSVDEISTQVRSGAAEMKSGAGEIVTSIRSLSDISERITLSTGEMSEALKEIQQAMQDIQEQANSNNEEVQILSREYDKYTLS encoded by the coding sequence ATGACTGACTATTCATCTCTTCGTCGCAAGATTATTGGGAGAATCGTATTCGCATTTCTTACTCCCCCGTTTATCGCCGTTCTCACGGCGTTTTTTGCAGGTTTTATTCAATGGCCGGATGCAATTGCCGTGCTGAGCAGCCCCGTCGCAGTTCTGCAACTGGCATTGATGACTGGAATTGCTCTGATACTGGGGATGGTACTGGTATCTGTGTTGCAAAAGAGCAGAGAGCACGAGAAGCATCAGACTGCTGCCATTTCAGCTCTGAAAGGATTTATCCCCCTGTTCCTGCTTATTTCCCTTATCCACCTGTTAACAGGCGGTATGGTATTCATTCATGCTGCAGGAATCGAGTCTCAGCTCATGGGAACTGCCATCAGGATTATCCTCCTGGCCCAAATCGGATTAATTAGTCTGCCGGCGGGAGCAATGATCGACACCATTCTCATTCCCTACGCCACACATCTCCCTCTGGACCGAAAATCGTTTTCCGTCCCCCTGAAAGCCAAGCTTGCGCTCATTATTTCATTTGTCTCGGTCTCCGCCTACCTCTACCCCATGGGCCTGCGAATTGGAGATCAGGCCATGGCAGGAATTGAAATGGGTGTCTTTGACCTGCTGGGCTCCAACATCGTTCCTCTGGTAAACCTCGTACTTGGCCTCGCACTCAGCCTCAGTGTATTGAACAGCGCCATAACCAAACCGATTATCGCTCTCACACAGCGGATTCATGTTGCCAAAAACCACGACTACCGAATGGCCGACAACCCTATTTTCCGGGATGAACTGGGACTTGCGGAGAACGAGTTCAATGAACTCATGAGAACCATCTCAGACAATATGTCTTCAAGCAAGGTGTTTCTCCATGAGCTGGAAAACAGCAGTCACTCTCTTACATCAATGGTCAACGAAATAACCGCATCAGTGGTTCAGATCACCGCCAGCATCCAATCCATCGATCATCAGATGACTGACCAAAGCGCTCACGTAACCGAAACAAGCGCAGCAGTGGAACAGATTGCAAAAAATGTGGAAAGTCTCTCGGCAAACATTGACCTCCAGGTAGAAAATGTCAGCGAATCTTCAACCGCCGTTGAAGAAATGATTGCGAATATTTCCTCAATTTCTAAAATCAGCAGCGATGCCAAGGATTTGAGCAACGATTTGGAAACCACCTCCAGAAACGGTCTGGATCAGATAAGTGATTTACGACAGACCATGGACAGAATTGCAGCCAATTCCGAGAGTCTCCAGGAGGCAAACAAACTCATTTCGGATGTTGCAGGCCAGACAAATCTTCTGGCCATGAATGCGGCAATAGAAGCAGCCCATGCCGGTGATTCGGGAAGAGGGTTCAGCGTAGTGGCCGACGAAATCCGCAAACTGGCCGAGACCTCCGCCGAACAGTCAAAGACCATCTCCAATAACCTGAAAGCGGAAGCGGACAGTGTTAACACCGGGGTGCTTCAGACAGAATCCGCCGAACATGCTCTAGTGGATATCTCTGCAGCGGGAAAAAAGGTTCTATCCATCGTGGACTCTATCGAAACTGCCCTGCATGAGCAATCCAGCGGAAGCAAGGTCATTCTTCAGTCCCTGAATAGTGTGGATGAAATTTCAACCCAGGTGCGCTCCGGTGCTGCAGAAATGAAATCCGGCGCAGGAGAAATTGTCACTTCAATTCGAAGCCTCTCGGATATCTCCGAACGCATTACCCTCTCCACCGGGGAAATGTCCGAAGCGCTGAAAGAGATTCAACAGGCAATGCAGGATATTCAGGAGCAGGCTAACAGCAACAACGAAGAAGTTCAGATTCTCAGCAGAGAATACGACAAATACACCCTCTCCTGA
- a CDS encoding HipA domain-containing protein, protein MSRPKSDKFYVEPGIQDRHFFSNLLPKGIVRRELEHSKKIHHGDDFALLADIGRDCAGALSITDTPEPPIAEQAWYQEIGEQAIRDVIASKGYYLPFTGETPVRLSLAGAQHKWAVYRDQIGTLHWPHGSGVSSHIIKFPHSAVNNLPLNEAFCTRFLGDLELPVITTTAYNDYVLSSRYDRKTLADGTIARVHQEDFLQASGYSSHEKYGISGGIQLSEIAKILRSHSYRPVHDINVLLQRQLANIITGNTDAHGKNLSILYTASGPTLSPLYDLTSTLLFGKLLDQRYAFPISPDETRKVPNTQDIAFIARSLGVRPALVMEQSEKLTQLAINRMTDSVISFYEQHQFVKKRGMVSNLANAILRWVKAIRKSLHLESIRIPRIDDSHTREDRGCK, encoded by the coding sequence TTGTCCAGACCAAAATCTGATAAGTTTTACGTGGAGCCTGGAATTCAGGACCGACATTTTTTCTCTAATCTCCTACCCAAGGGCATTGTGCGCCGAGAGCTTGAGCACTCGAAGAAAATCCATCACGGAGATGATTTTGCCCTCCTTGCTGATATCGGCAGAGACTGTGCGGGAGCCTTGAGTATTACAGATACCCCCGAACCACCAATAGCCGAACAGGCTTGGTACCAGGAAATCGGCGAACAGGCCATCCGCGATGTGATTGCATCCAAGGGCTATTATCTCCCCTTCACCGGCGAAACCCCGGTGCGTCTATCATTAGCTGGTGCCCAGCATAAATGGGCTGTATATCGAGATCAAATCGGTACTTTGCATTGGCCTCATGGCAGCGGGGTGAGTTCCCACATTATCAAATTCCCGCATTCAGCGGTGAATAATCTTCCATTAAACGAAGCCTTTTGTACGAGATTTTTGGGGGACCTTGAGCTTCCGGTGATTACGACCACTGCATACAATGACTATGTACTTTCATCCCGCTATGATCGCAAGACCCTAGCTGACGGCACGATTGCCCGCGTTCACCAGGAAGATTTCCTGCAGGCATCAGGATATTCTTCCCATGAAAAATATGGTATCTCTGGTGGAATTCAGCTTAGTGAAATTGCCAAAATTCTTCGTTCTCATAGCTATCGGCCCGTTCACGATATCAATGTCCTGCTACAACGGCAGTTAGCAAATATTATTACCGGAAACACCGATGCTCATGGTAAAAACCTCTCGATATTGTATACAGCTTCGGGGCCTACGCTTTCTCCACTGTATGATTTAACCAGTACACTTCTGTTTGGCAAGCTCCTGGACCAGCGCTATGCTTTTCCTATTAGTCCGGACGAAACACGAAAAGTTCCCAACACACAAGACATCGCGTTTATAGCGCGAAGTCTTGGCGTGAGACCCGCTTTAGTAATGGAGCAATCTGAGAAGCTTACCCAATTGGCAATTAACCGCATGACAGATAGTGTTATTTCCTTTTACGAGCAACATCAGTTTGTGAAAAAACGAGGGATGGTTTCTAATCTTGCCAATGCAATTTTGCGCTGGGTAAAGGCAATTCGAAAGTCACTGCATCTTGAATCAATAAGGATTCCCCGAATCGACGATTCGCATACTCGTGAGGATAGGGGCTGTAAGTAG
- a CDS encoding sensor histidine kinase, whose product MKRNLLIETAIILTIIAILSVIMFGIITLMLSNSYLINQLKDTSHETADRLQEILITPLYTLSDETAINIVQAYLGSGVLEGIILESSANGILLNQEPESSSYIGPFMREISFENLELGRVTLWFSNRQIISTQRQLMLIISITVVAMSGVLLLSIFLLSRFKIKKTLTGVIYGIGQLSKGNYSCRIEREQYRDVNLFIDRLNAMAEHIEEKEQSLLELNENLEHKVAERTREVEETSQRLRNAERLVSLGNLVVGISHELNTPLGNALTTVSYLENLAQKMQEGNEPAHPRMLSEPIAIIQKSLNKAIRLIRSFRQITIPQEDKPPARIYVKKYLQDVAELTESQMEGKNVSVTVDGPEFELTISPAVLYPIIFNLIANAAEHGYETEYESGAETSAQQTSTQQTTDPVEFQLERQDGNIFITCTDHGTGIDPAILPKVFEPFFTTKRGEGKTGLGLYIVNSVVTTQLQGWVELRSTPGRGTTVLISFPVPPVSG is encoded by the coding sequence GTGAAACGCAATTTACTAATCGAAACGGCCATCATTCTCACCATTATTGCCATCCTTTCGGTAATCATGTTCGGAATAATTACCCTCATGCTCTCCAACAGCTACCTGATCAATCAGTTGAAAGATACCTCCCATGAGACCGCAGACAGACTGCAGGAGATTCTTATAACCCCTCTCTACACCCTAAGCGATGAAACCGCAATAAACATCGTCCAGGCATATCTTGGCTCCGGGGTTCTGGAAGGGATTATTCTGGAATCCAGCGCCAATGGTATTTTATTGAATCAGGAGCCGGAGAGTTCCTCGTACATCGGCCCCTTCATGCGGGAGATCAGTTTTGAAAATCTTGAGCTCGGCCGGGTAACCCTGTGGTTTTCCAACCGGCAGATAATCAGCACTCAGCGGCAGCTGATGTTGATCATCAGCATTACCGTTGTGGCCATGTCTGGCGTATTGCTCTTAAGCATATTCCTCCTGAGCCGATTTAAAATCAAAAAAACACTCACCGGTGTAATATACGGCATCGGGCAATTAAGCAAAGGGAACTACAGCTGCCGAATTGAGCGCGAACAATATAGGGATGTTAACCTCTTCATCGACCGCCTGAATGCCATGGCCGAGCATATTGAGGAAAAGGAGCAATCCCTCCTGGAGCTCAATGAAAATCTTGAGCACAAGGTGGCCGAACGCACCCGGGAGGTGGAAGAAACCTCCCAGCGCCTGCGAAACGCCGAACGTCTGGTATCTCTCGGGAATCTGGTGGTGGGGATATCCCATGAGCTTAATACCCCCCTGGGAAATGCTCTCACCACGGTAAGCTATCTGGAAAATCTGGCACAGAAGATGCAGGAAGGCAACGAACCGGCACATCCCCGGATGCTCAGCGAACCCATCGCAATTATACAGAAAAGCCTGAACAAAGCCATACGGCTCATTAGAAGTTTTCGGCAAATTACCATCCCCCAGGAGGACAAGCCGCCCGCACGGATCTATGTAAAAAAATACCTGCAAGATGTAGCGGAACTCACTGAAAGTCAAATGGAAGGAAAGAATGTCAGTGTCACGGTGGACGGTCCTGAGTTTGAACTTACCATATCACCGGCAGTTCTCTACCCCATCATCTTTAACCTTATCGCCAATGCCGCAGAACACGGGTATGAAACCGAGTATGAATCCGGTGCTGAAACATCAGCCCAACAAACATCGACCCAACAAACTACTGATCCGGTAGAATTCCAGCTGGAACGGCAGGATGGCAACATTTTTATTACATGCACAGACCATGGAACAGGCATTGATCCCGCAATTCTCCCGAAGGTATTCGAACCCTTTTTTACCACCAAACGGGGAGAAGGAAAAACCGGCCTGGGACTCTACATTGTCAATTCCGTAGTCACCACCCAGCTCCAGGGCTGGGTGGAACTGAGATCAACCCCGGGCAGAGGAACCACGGTACTCATCTCGTTTCCAGTCCCACCTGTATCCGGTTAG
- a CDS encoding EFR1 family ferrodoxin (N-terminal region resembles flavodoxins. C-terminal ferrodoxin region binds two 4Fe-4S clusters.): protein MAPRTTELYYFTGTGNSLSIAKDLAAEIDGASIHSMSRHRGTIEADSIGLIFPIYFAQAPVFVQEFIDRADFGEIGYLFLIANGGGLFDGALNMAEDQLSRKGIKVNAGFTIRMPGNHPMISAIQTRAHEKFYRREALKVKRISRIISDRESRKVEGNFRLFGRGTFQRIFREPLQLSKAHRLDEVFSVNSSCNGCGICEQFCPVGNIQILKPEGRPTWNHHCVNCAGCYHHCPEEAIEFTGMRHQMKRYRHPDVTFHELIS, encoded by the coding sequence ATGGCCCCGCGAACCACTGAATTGTACTATTTCACTGGAACCGGTAATTCCCTTTCAATCGCGAAGGACCTCGCTGCCGAAATTGATGGAGCTTCAATTCATTCAATGAGTCGTCACCGAGGTACCATTGAAGCAGATTCCATCGGATTGATATTTCCCATCTACTTCGCCCAGGCTCCGGTCTTTGTACAGGAGTTCATCGATCGAGCAGATTTTGGAGAGATAGGGTATCTGTTTCTCATCGCCAACGGCGGGGGCTTGTTCGATGGTGCGTTGAACATGGCGGAAGATCAGTTATCCCGGAAAGGCATCAAGGTCAATGCCGGCTTCACCATCAGGATGCCGGGGAACCACCCGATGATCTCTGCGATACAGACCAGAGCGCACGAGAAATTCTATCGAAGGGAAGCGCTGAAGGTAAAGCGAATCTCCCGGATAATATCCGATAGGGAGTCGCGAAAGGTGGAAGGCAACTTTCGTCTGTTCGGCCGCGGGACATTTCAGCGCATTTTCCGCGAGCCATTGCAACTCTCCAAAGCCCATCGGCTTGACGAAGTTTTCTCTGTGAACTCCAGCTGCAATGGCTGCGGCATTTGCGAGCAGTTTTGCCCGGTGGGCAACATCCAAATCCTCAAACCGGAAGGAAGACCCACCTGGAATCATCACTGCGTGAATTGCGCAGGGTGCTATCATCATTGTCCGGAAGAAGCCATTGAGTTTACCGGCATGAGGCATCAGATGAAACGGTATCGACATCCCGATGTTACGTTTCATGAGCTTATATCATAA
- a CDS encoding histidine kinase N-terminal 7TM domain-containing protein has product MEYTMFLILAPIALGIIIVTQVVLWRYRREAVGKALMVYFVLAALLVITNILELIAESETWTYNWAVAQFPFYSALPVVWLHFAFSFTQARISRKRLLWGFLSVVPVLSTLLVLSARQHGLIYVSVDYLTRFGVSTVEPEYGLWFWFNGAFHYALLLFGALIIIRYIILSDRVYANRAFWVIAGVSLPLVVNMLYLLPLSFLRYKDFTPIAFAVTGVFFFIGVFWQRMLQIVPRARNLVIDSMDQAVLIFDTGGVLVDINSASEALLNVSGKNLGLQRNEIPLLVALLGDTDLNRSRSFERQLEMDGRERHFDVYVRPIRSLPGRSVAASASSEVGTLVMISDISEEVLLSLERLALLDDARRANEELKETQMRLIHREKLASIGQISAGLAHEMRNPVGYLQSNFRVLRKKLEALGVQFENEIPSDQLLTIRELLQDSEEGFQRILAVVDNLLHFSRPGKREEMELYDLNRGIRSTLEITRELMQASRRIDLEARYAELPPVSAYSGEINQVILNLITNAVHAVQDNSERPPRISIETFYDNDTVGCRICNNGSAIPEEIREQIFEPFFTTKDSGSRTAREPGWD; this is encoded by the coding sequence ATGGAATACACCATGTTTCTGATTCTTGCCCCCATAGCTCTGGGGATTATCATCGTTACCCAGGTGGTGCTGTGGCGTTACCGCCGGGAAGCGGTGGGAAAGGCGCTGATGGTGTATTTTGTCCTGGCGGCGCTGCTGGTGATCACCAATATTCTGGAGCTGATCGCCGAGTCGGAGACCTGGACCTATAACTGGGCGGTGGCCCAGTTCCCGTTTTATTCGGCGCTGCCGGTTGTGTGGCTTCATTTTGCGTTTTCCTTTACTCAGGCAAGAATATCCCGAAAGAGGCTTTTGTGGGGATTCCTTTCGGTGGTGCCGGTGCTGTCCACCCTGCTGGTGCTCAGCGCAAGGCAGCACGGGCTCATTTATGTGTCGGTGGATTACCTGACACGGTTCGGGGTTTCCACGGTTGAACCGGAATACGGTCTGTGGTTCTGGTTCAATGGGGCTTTTCACTATGCTCTGCTCCTGTTCGGTGCATTGATCATCATCCGCTACATTATTCTTTCCGACAGGGTGTATGCCAACCGTGCATTCTGGGTCATAGCCGGGGTGTCCCTTCCCCTTGTGGTGAATATGCTGTATCTGCTCCCCCTGAGCTTTCTGCGCTACAAGGATTTCACCCCCATTGCATTTGCGGTCACCGGGGTGTTTTTCTTCATCGGCGTGTTCTGGCAGAGAATGCTTCAAATTGTTCCCCGGGCCAGGAATCTGGTGATCGATTCCATGGATCAGGCGGTGCTTATTTTTGATACCGGGGGTGTGCTGGTTGATATTAATTCCGCATCGGAAGCTCTGTTGAATGTTTCCGGAAAGAACCTGGGTCTGCAGCGCAACGAGATTCCCCTGCTGGTGGCTCTTTTGGGAGATACCGATTTGAACCGGAGCCGCAGTTTTGAGAGGCAGCTTGAGATGGACGGCAGAGAACGGCACTTCGATGTGTATGTCCGCCCAATCCGCAGCCTGCCCGGGCGAAGCGTTGCCGCATCTGCATCCTCGGAGGTGGGCACCCTGGTGATGATTTCCGACATAAGCGAAGAGGTGCTCCTGTCCCTGGAGCGTCTGGCCCTCCTGGACGATGCCCGCCGGGCCAACGAAGAACTGAAAGAGACCCAAATGCGCCTGATCCACCGGGAGAAGCTGGCATCCATCGGGCAGATCTCCGCCGGCCTTGCCCACGAGATGCGTAATCCGGTGGGCTACCTCCAGAGCAACTTCCGGGTCCTGCGCAAAAAGCTTGAAGCCCTGGGCGTACAATTTGAAAACGAGATCCCCTCGGATCAGCTGTTGACAATTCGCGAACTTCTCCAGGATTCAGAGGAGGGGTTCCAGCGTATTCTGGCTGTTGTGGACAATCTGCTCCACTTCTCCCGGCCGGGGAAGAGGGAGGAGATGGAGCTGTATGACCTGAACCGGGGCATCCGCAGTACGCTGGAGATTACCCGAGAGCTGATGCAGGCAAGCCGCCGGATTGACCTGGAGGCCCGGTATGCCGAACTGCCCCCGGTATCAGCTTATTCCGGAGAAATCAATCAGGTGATTTTGAACCTGATCACCAATGCGGTTCATGCCGTCCAGGATAACAGTGAACGTCCCCCCCGAATCAGCATTGAGACGTTCTACGATAATGACACGGTGGGCTGCCGGATCTGCAACAACGGCTCGGCCATTCCTGAGGAAATCCGGGAACAGATCTTCGAGCCCTTTTTCACCACCAAAGACTCGGGCAGCAGAACGGCCAGGGAACCGGGCTGGGACTGA
- a CDS encoding substrate-binding periplasmic protein, translating into MKCAKVLFSLLYLGAALGLVGAQDITLVAVVEVWPPYRIEAEEELTGIDIDLLQAIEYELDVKIEIQRRPFARALEMIRSGNADIIPGIAYTEERDEYIRYSASSYSVVQPVFYARRDAAPQIRKYEDLYNYRIGYSLNSAYFEPFNSDEELTKLGLSTEAQVLKMLELGRVDVIIGTDPNLAYDIARANLSGELSQTAYVPEPNTPLYLGFPDNGEHPELYRRIDDILQMLIREGRVQSILESYR; encoded by the coding sequence ATGAAGTGCGCAAAGGTTCTGTTCAGTTTATTGTATCTGGGAGCCGCCCTGGGATTGGTTGGAGCGCAGGATATTACCCTGGTTGCAGTGGTGGAAGTCTGGCCTCCTTACCGGATTGAAGCAGAAGAGGAGCTGACCGGTATAGACATTGATCTTCTTCAGGCCATTGAGTATGAGCTGGATGTGAAGATCGAAATACAGCGCCGTCCCTTCGCCCGGGCTCTTGAGATGATCAGAAGCGGGAATGCGGATATTATTCCCGGCATCGCCTACACAGAAGAACGGGACGAGTACATCCGCTACTCTGCCAGCAGCTACTCTGTGGTGCAACCGGTGTTTTATGCCCGCCGGGATGCGGCTCCACAAATTCGGAAATACGAAGATCTGTATAATTACCGCATCGGGTACTCCCTGAACTCGGCATATTTCGAACCATTCAACTCCGATGAAGAACTTACCAAGCTGGGGCTTTCAACCGAGGCTCAGGTTTTGAAGATGCTAGAGCTGGGCAGGGTGGATGTAATCATCGGCACCGACCCAAACCTCGCATACGACATTGCCCGGGCAAATCTCAGCGGAGAGCTCTCGCAGACAGCATACGTTCCCGAACCGAACACACCCCTCTACCTGGGTTTTCCGGATAACGGGGAACACCCTGAACTGTACCGTCGCATTGATGACATACTGCAAATGCTGATCCGTGAAGGGCGCGTTCAATCAATTTTGGAATCGTACCGATAG
- a CDS encoding PP2C family protein-serine/threonine phosphatase has protein sequence MNGQKEILCIVDDEPQVLKALSRELEDFCSGLNLELRTYKGPGACKKALAEDASRTAVLISDLRMAEQSGSDFLLEVHRDYPDIELMLLTAYNDIQEIQKAISATLRALITKPWNPEILEAEIENALSIRRMRQDNREYIHKLNRHLDIAADFQKNLLETRIPDVKNARLELSYMPHQALRIGGDYYDVIKLDDNRFIAMLGDVTGQGIRPSFVTAMLKVISLSLGSPRQGDQVTTGGLMTFMNKRLCQVLQNASDILITFSIILIDTEHMSLSISNAGHLPVYTINSGGVTEHKIEGPAMGFSSGVQYQQKDIPLKHGDAVAVYTDGLLETKSKQSKINSEVIKKFFRMAVMDEDFNETFLKQLKLVRGEEDFHDDVTLLSVRV, from the coding sequence ATGAACGGTCAAAAAGAAATCCTCTGTATTGTAGATGACGAACCCCAGGTGCTCAAAGCCCTGAGCCGTGAGCTGGAAGATTTTTGCAGCGGCTTGAACCTGGAGTTGCGGACATACAAGGGCCCGGGAGCCTGCAAGAAAGCGCTTGCTGAAGATGCATCCCGCACAGCTGTGCTGATCTCCGATCTGCGGATGGCCGAGCAGTCGGGAAGCGACTTCCTGCTGGAGGTTCACCGGGATTATCCTGATATCGAACTCATGCTCCTTACTGCGTACAACGATATTCAGGAGATTCAGAAAGCCATTTCCGCAACCCTCCGAGCGCTGATCACAAAACCCTGGAACCCGGAAATTCTGGAGGCGGAGATTGAGAACGCCCTTTCCATCCGCCGGATGAGACAGGATAACCGGGAGTACATTCATAAATTGAACCGACATCTCGATATTGCGGCGGACTTCCAGAAAAACCTCCTGGAAACCCGCATTCCCGATGTAAAAAATGCACGGCTCGAGCTGAGTTACATGCCCCACCAGGCCCTGCGCATCGGCGGAGATTATTATGATGTTATCAAACTGGATGATAACCGTTTCATCGCCATGCTGGGGGATGTTACCGGACAGGGAATCCGGCCGTCTTTCGTTACCGCCATGCTCAAGGTCATCAGCCTGTCACTGGGCAGCCCCAGGCAGGGAGACCAGGTAACCACCGGAGGCCTCATGACCTTCATGAACAAACGGCTGTGCCAGGTACTTCAGAACGCATCGGATATTCTCATAACTTTCAGCATAATTCTTATAGATACCGAGCATATGAGTCTGAGCATATCCAACGCAGGCCACCTGCCGGTTTACACCATCAATTCCGGCGGCGTTACGGAGCACAAAATTGAGGGGCCTGCCATGGGGTTTTCCTCAGGGGTACAGTATCAGCAGAAAGATATTCCCCTGAAGCATGGAGACGCCGTGGCGGTCTACACCGACGGTCTTTTGGAAACCAAATCCAAACAATCCAAAATCAACTCCGAGGTGATTAAGAAATTTTTCCGTATGGCAGTGATGGATGAAGATTTCAACGAAACTTTCCTCAAACAGCTCAAACTGGTACGGGGAGAAGAAGATTTTCATGACGATGTGACACTTTTGTCGGTGCGGGTGTAG
- a CDS encoding IS110 family transposase produces the protein MGLSGHRAWSAMHPCEFGIPTVYKPSETIRTPRRLFAVYNLFNRQIRMLKNTIQAMLAEDGVTVSSTERSRLFKGKESVAEILADRHIWEVIVDALQIQVDLLWTITESKERLSRKIVEASTPLDEQIQLLITIPGITPLTAAAFLADVGDVHRFPSLRRMNAYLGLVPRCHDSGGKSRPGHITRESRKLSRTILTQSIYQTIKGTPGWERDYEELKARRGSGRARIAMIRRLCGVMRRMLLQGERFHWLKEELYRRKLVEYQKTLEECKKERDAA, from the coding sequence ATGGGTCTATCTGGTCATCGGGCCTGGTCGGCCATGCATCCGTGTGAGTTCGGTATCCCAACGGTGTACAAGCCGAGTGAGACGATCCGGACGCCGCGGAGGCTGTTTGCCGTTTACAACCTCTTTAATCGCCAGATTCGCATGTTGAAGAATACTATCCAGGCGATGCTCGCCGAGGACGGGGTAACCGTGAGTTCAACCGAACGATCGCGACTCTTCAAGGGGAAAGAGTCCGTCGCCGAGATCCTCGCTGATCGACACATCTGGGAGGTCATCGTTGATGCGCTGCAGATCCAAGTTGATCTGCTATGGACTATCACTGAATCGAAAGAGCGGCTCAGCCGGAAAATCGTGGAGGCGAGTACTCCACTGGATGAGCAGATCCAGCTTTTGATTACTATCCCCGGCATCACGCCACTGACCGCCGCAGCCTTTCTAGCTGACGTTGGAGATGTTCACCGTTTCCCGAGCCTGCGGCGCATGAACGCCTATCTCGGTTTGGTACCGCGATGTCATGATTCGGGCGGCAAGAGTCGTCCCGGGCATATCACCCGAGAATCACGGAAGCTCAGCCGGACGATCCTCACGCAGTCGATTTACCAGACGATCAAAGGAACGCCGGGATGGGAGCGCGACTACGAAGAGCTCAAAGCTCGACGCGGCAGTGGGCGAGCGCGGATCGCGATGATCCGGCGGCTATGCGGCGTGATGCGCCGGATGTTACTCCAGGGAGAACGATTTCACTGGTTAAAGGAGGAACTATATCGGCGAAAACTCGTCGAGTATCAAAAAACACTGGAGGAATGCAAGAAAGAGCGAGATGCTGCTTGA